Proteins from a genomic interval of Homo sapiens chromosome 15 genomic patch of type FIX, GRCh38.p14 PATCHES HG2139_PATCH:
- the FAN1 gene encoding fanconi-associated nuclease 1 isoform X4, producing the protein MMSEGKPPDKKRPRRSLSISKNKKKASNSIISCFNNAPPAKLACPVCSKMVPRYDLNRHLDEMCANNDFVQVDPGQVGLINSNVSMVDLTSVTLEDVTPKKSPPPKTNLTPGQSDSAKREVKQKISPYFKSNDVVCKNQDELRNRSVKVICLGSLASKLSRKYVKAKKSIDKDEEFAGSSPQSSKSTVVKSLIDNSSEIEDEDQILENSSQKENVFKCDSLKEECIPEHMVRGSKIMEAESQKATRECEKSALTPGFSDNAIMLFSPDFTLRNTLKSTSEDSLVKQECIKEVVEKREACHCEEVKMTVASEAKIQLSDSEAKSHSSADDASAWSNIQEAPLQDDSCLNNDIPHSIPLEQGSSCNGPGQTTGHPYYLRSFLVVLKTVLENEDDMLLFDEQEKGIVTKFYQLSATGQKLYVRLFQRKLSWIKMTKLEYEEIALDLTPVIEELTNAGFLQTESELQELSEVLELLSAPELKSLAKTFHLVNPNGQKQQLVDAFLKLAKQRSVCTWGKNKPGIGAVILKRAKALAGQSVRICKGPRAVFSRILLLFSLTDSMEDEDAACGGQGQLSTVLLVNLGRMEFPSYTINRKTHIFQDRDDLIRVRSSG; encoded by the exons ATGATGTCAGAAGGGAAACCTCCTGACAAAAAAAGGCCTCGTAGAAGCTTATCAATCagcaagaataagaaaaaagcatCTAATTCTATTATTTCGTGTTTTAACAATGCACCACCTGCTAAACTTGCCTGCCCCGTTTGCAGTAAAATGGTGCCTAGATATGACTTAAACCGGCACCTTGATGAAATGTGTGCTAACAATGACTTCGTTCAAGTGGATCCAGGGCAGGTTGGCTTAATAAATTCAAATGTGTCTATGGTAGATTTAACCAGTGTTACCTTAGAAGATGTAACACCTAAGAAGTCACCACCACCAAAGACAAATTTAACCCCTGGCCAAAGTGATTCAGCAAAAAGGGAAGTAAAGCAGAAGATCAGTCCCTACTTTAAAAGTAATGATGTGGTGTGCAAAAATCAAGATGAGCTGAGAAATCGTAGTGTGAAAGTCATTTGTTTGGGAAGCCTAGCATCTAAATTGTCCAGAAAATACGTAAAGGCTAAAAAATCAATAGATAAGGATGAAGAATTTGCCGGTTCTAGTCCACAGAGTTCCAAATCCACAGTTGTTAAGAGCCTGATTGATAACTCTTCAGAAATTGAGGACGAGGATCAAATTTTGGAGAACAGTTCTCAAAAAGAAAACGTGTTTAAATGTGATTCTCTAAAGGAAGAGTGCATTCCTGAACATATGGTAAGAGGAAGTAAAATAATGGAAGCCGAAAGCCAAAAGGCTACCCGGGAATGTGAGAAATCAGCCCTCACCCCTGGATTCTCAGATAATGCGATCATGTTATTCTCACCAGATTTCACTCTTAGGAATACATTAAAGTCTACTTCAGAAGACAGTCTTGTAAAGCAAGAGTGTATCAAAGAAGTGGTTGAAAAACGTGAGGCATGTCATTGTGAAGAAGTAAAAATGACTGTTGCTTCAGAAGCTAAAATACAGCTGTCAGATTCAGAGGCAAAATCTCATAGTTCTGCAGATGATGCTTCTGCATGGAGTAACATCCAAGAGGCTCCTCTGCAGGATGACAGTTGCTTAAACAATGATATCCCTCACAGCATTCCTTTGGAGCAGGGGTCAAGCTGCAATGGTCCTGGTCAAACAACCGGTCATCCTTACTACCTTCGGAGTTTCCTTGTGGTGCTGAAAACCGTACTTGAGAATGAAGATGATATGTTGCTCTTTGATGAGCAGGAGAAGGGAATTGTAACTAAATTTTATCAGTTATCAG CTACTGGTCAGAAGTTATATGTAAGGCTCTTTCAACGTAAATTAAGCTGGATTAAGATGACCAAATTAGAGTATGAAGAGATTGCCTTAGACTTAACACCTGTGATTGAAGAATTGACGAATGCAGGCTTTCTACAGACAG AATCTGAGTTGCAAGAACTCTCTGAAGTGCTTGAACTCCTTTCTGCTCCTGAACTAAAATCCCTAGCCAAGACCTTCCACTTGGTGAATCCCAATGGACAGAAACAGCAGCTGGTGGACGCCTTTCTCAAATTGGCCAAACAGCGTTCAGTCTGCACTTGGGGCAAGAATAAGCCTGGAATTGGTGCAGTGattttaaaaag AGCCAAAGCCTTGGCTGGACAGTCAGTACGAATCTGTAAAGGCCCCAGGGCTGTGTTTTCCCGCATCTTGCTACTGTTTTCGTTGACCGACTCAATGGAAGATGAAGACGCCGCTTGTGGAGGTCAGGGACAGCTTTCAACAGTCCTGTTGGTCAACCTCGGCCGAATGGAGTTTCCTAGTTACACCATCAATCGGAAAACCCACATCTTCCAAGACAGAGATGATCTTATCAG AGTGAGATCTAGTGGCTAG
- the FAN1 gene encoding fanconi-associated nuclease 1 isoform b (isoform b is encoded by transcript variant 3), translated as MMSEGKPPDKKRPRRSLSISKNKKKASNSIISCFNNAPPAKLACPVCSKMVPRYDLNRHLDEMCANNDFVQVDPGQVGLINSNVSMVDLTSVTLEDVTPKKSPPPKTNLTPGQSDSAKREVKQKISPYFKSNDVVCKNQDELRNRSVKVICLGSLASKLSRKYVKAKKSIDKDEEFAGSSPQSSKSTVVKSLIDNSSEIEDEDQILENSSQKENVFKCDSLKEECIPEHMVRGSKIMEAESQKATRECEKSALTPGFSDNAIMLFSPDFTLRNTLKSTSEDSLVKQECIKEVVEKREACHCEEVKMTVASEAKIQLSDSEAKSHSSADDASAWSNIQEAPLQDDSCLNNDIPHSIPLEQGSSCNGPGQTTGHPYYLRSFLVVLKTVLENEDDMLLFDEQEKGIVTKFYQLSATGQKLYVRLFQRKLSWIKMTKLEYEEIALDLTPVIEELTNAGFLQTESELQELSEVLELLSAPELKSLAKTFHLVNPNGQKQQLVDAFLKLAKQRSVCTWGKNKPGIGAVILKRFCWLLLQ; from the exons ATGATGTCAGAAGGGAAACCTCCTGACAAAAAAAGGCCTCGTAGAAGCTTATCAATCagcaagaataagaaaaaagcatCTAATTCTATTATTTCGTGTTTTAACAATGCACCACCTGCTAAACTTGCCTGCCCCGTTTGCAGTAAAATGGTGCCTAGATATGACTTAAACCGGCACCTTGATGAAATGTGTGCTAACAATGACTTCGTTCAAGTGGATCCAGGGCAGGTTGGCTTAATAAATTCAAATGTGTCTATGGTAGATTTAACCAGTGTTACCTTAGAAGATGTAACACCTAAGAAGTCACCACCACCAAAGACAAATTTAACCCCTGGCCAAAGTGATTCAGCAAAAAGGGAAGTAAAGCAGAAGATCAGTCCCTACTTTAAAAGTAATGATGTGGTGTGCAAAAATCAAGATGAGCTGAGAAATCGTAGTGTGAAAGTCATTTGTTTGGGAAGCCTAGCATCTAAATTGTCCAGAAAATACGTAAAGGCTAAAAAATCAATAGATAAGGATGAAGAATTTGCCGGTTCTAGTCCACAGAGTTCCAAATCCACAGTTGTTAAGAGCCTGATTGATAACTCTTCAGAAATTGAGGACGAGGATCAAATTTTGGAGAACAGTTCTCAAAAAGAAAACGTGTTTAAATGTGATTCTCTAAAGGAAGAGTGCATTCCTGAACATATGGTAAGAGGAAGTAAAATAATGGAAGCCGAAAGCCAAAAGGCTACCCGGGAATGTGAGAAATCAGCCCTCACCCCTGGATTCTCAGATAATGCGATCATGTTATTCTCACCAGATTTCACTCTTAGGAATACATTAAAGTCTACTTCAGAAGACAGTCTTGTAAAGCAAGAGTGTATCAAAGAAGTGGTTGAAAAACGTGAGGCATGTCATTGTGAAGAAGTAAAAATGACTGTTGCTTCAGAAGCTAAAATACAGCTGTCAGATTCAGAGGCAAAATCTCATAGTTCTGCAGATGATGCTTCTGCATGGAGTAACATCCAAGAGGCTCCTCTGCAGGATGACAGTTGCTTAAACAATGATATCCCTCACAGCATTCCTTTGGAGCAGGGGTCAAGCTGCAATGGTCCTGGTCAAACAACCGGTCATCCTTACTACCTTCGGAGTTTCCTTGTGGTGCTGAAAACCGTACTTGAGAATGAAGATGATATGTTGCTCTTTGATGAGCAGGAGAAGGGAATTGTAACTAAATTTTATCAGTTATCAG CTACTGGTCAGAAGTTATATGTAAGGCTCTTTCAACGTAAATTAAGCTGGATTAAGATGACCAAATTAGAGTATGAAGAGATTGCCTTAGACTTAACACCTGTGATTGAAGAATTGACGAATGCAGGCTTTCTACAGACAG AATCTGAGTTGCAAGAACTCTCTGAAGTGCTTGAACTCCTTTCTGCTCCTGAACTAAAATCCCTAGCCAAGACCTTCCACTTGGTGAATCCCAATGGACAGAAACAGCAGCTGGTGGACGCCTTTCTCAAATTGGCCAAACAGCGTTCAGTCTGCACTTGGGGCAAGAATAAGCCTGGAATTGGTGCAGTGattttaaaaaggttttgttGGCTATTGTTacagtaa